The proteins below are encoded in one region of Syntrophorhabdales bacterium:
- a CDS encoding GNAT family N-acetyltransferase has translation MSADTIKIRIMKVADFNAVVRIDEKVMKVPRTEYYKLKFEELVQSTDRLPTSLVAEREDGTVVGFVMGALFIGEYGISRDATLDTIGVDPDYQGRGVGKQLMTDFMDHLRALGAQKVNTLVDSNDAKMSHFFKSHQFGPSQTINLERSLLR, from the coding sequence ATGAGCGCCGACACTATTAAGATTCGAATCATGAAGGTTGCCGATTTCAACGCTGTGGTTCGTATTGACGAGAAGGTAATGAAAGTGCCCCGGACGGAGTATTATAAATTAAAGTTTGAAGAGCTTGTCCAATCCACGGACCGTCTACCCACATCACTTGTGGCCGAGCGAGAAGATGGAACGGTGGTAGGCTTTGTTATGGGAGCGCTCTTTATTGGAGAATATGGTATTTCCCGTGATGCAACGCTGGATACTATCGGTGTCGATCCTGACTACCAGGGCAGAGGCGTCGGTAAGCAATTGATGACAGATTTTATGGATCACTTGAGAGCCCTCGGCGCTCAAAAGGTAAACACCCTGGTGGACTCAAATGACGCAAAAATGTCGCATTTCTTTAAGAGTCACCAATTCGGGCCCTCTCAAACAATTAACCTGGAACGAAGCTTGCTCAGGTAA
- a CDS encoding pitrilysin family protein, whose amino-acid sequence MTLNRHEGRLNPRTFELKNGLTCVLNRNAASASVSYMMGFVGGLKEEAARKNGCFNVLSRMLLKGTGKKDAQAIAREIDVLAGSIDPIAGKNIFALCGTFLSKDLKESLALLKDLITDSAMSGQQLRKVKEDVLSEIRQKDDEPVSVAFKEMHKVLYGGHPYGKDVSGTAEDVTGLTRNEITTLYKTYVSPGSAVLAISGNIDLMETEERARRIFSRWGGGVHTLEAVLHEASRKEHLVNREIFQTHMIFAFLGPGVVSADRYPVEVMNGALSRMGGRIHKRLREERPYAYAVTFFNQMAYETGALGIYIGTDQKHVEDVKRVVVHEIEEICEQGFSEEEIANARKYLTGNQRARMQTNSAIVSSMCLDTMYGLKADHYRRWPALINNVTTQDVDEAARKYLLLDRMVTIQLGPS is encoded by the coding sequence ATGACGCTGAATCGCCACGAAGGCAGGCTTAACCCGCGTACGTTTGAGCTGAAGAATGGGCTCACCTGCGTACTCAACCGGAACGCTGCGAGTGCGAGCGTTTCTTACATGATGGGATTTGTCGGCGGCCTTAAAGAGGAAGCCGCCCGCAAGAACGGATGCTTTAATGTTCTTTCCAGGATGCTGCTCAAAGGCACGGGCAAGAAAGACGCCCAGGCTATAGCCCGCGAGATTGATGTGCTGGCAGGCTCCATCGACCCCATCGCAGGGAAAAACATTTTTGCGCTGTGCGGAACATTCCTCTCAAAGGACCTGAAAGAGTCCCTCGCTCTGCTTAAAGATCTCATCACGGATTCGGCGATGTCCGGCCAGCAACTCCGGAAAGTCAAGGAGGACGTGCTCTCTGAAATACGGCAAAAGGATGACGAGCCTGTTTCAGTCGCTTTCAAGGAAATGCACAAGGTGCTCTACGGGGGACACCCCTACGGCAAGGACGTGTCAGGCACAGCCGAAGATGTGACTGGGCTTACCCGCAACGAGATTACGACGCTCTACAAAACATACGTAAGCCCCGGATCTGCCGTGCTCGCAATTTCCGGGAACATAGATCTGATGGAAACAGAAGAACGCGCCAGAAGAATCTTCAGTCGATGGGGCGGTGGAGTGCACACGTTGGAAGCGGTTCTTCACGAAGCTTCGCGCAAGGAACATCTTGTAAACAGGGAGATTTTTCAGACCCACATGATCTTTGCGTTCCTCGGCCCCGGTGTAGTCTCCGCAGACAGGTACCCCGTTGAAGTAATGAATGGAGCTCTTTCGCGCATGGGAGGAAGGATACACAAGAGGCTCAGGGAAGAGCGACCTTACGCGTACGCGGTTACCTTTTTCAACCAGATGGCGTACGAAACCGGTGCTCTCGGCATTTACATCGGAACAGATCAGAAGCACGTCGAGGATGTGAAAAGGGTTGTGGTGCATGAAATAGAAGAGATTTGTGAGCAGGGCTTTTCAGAAGAAGAGATTGCCAACGCCCGCAAATACCTTACCGGGAACCAGCGGGCGCGCATGCAGACCAACAGCGCCATCGTCTCCAGCATGTGCCTCGATACTATGTATGGGCTAAAAGCTGATCACTACAGGCGCTGGCCGGCCCTTATCAATAACGTGACGACGCAAGACGTGGATGAGGCGGCGCGAAAATACCTGTTGCTGGACAGGATGGTGACAATCCAGCTGGGTCCTTCCTGA
- a CDS encoding pitrilysin family protein → MKAFTLNNGLKCLFEHRKGAGVVAIQFWVKVGSKYEAEREAGITHFIEHLIFKGSGNGEGYEVAPKIEALGGSINAFTSYDNTVYHVVVPSEAFETGLELLAGAVKAPRFPVDEIAKEKGVIIEEIKMGEDHPQRKLFKELFSLSYEGRPYGRPIIGFETTVNNTEKPDIVAYFSSHYSVDNVVAVITGDFDGTKGKALLEKSFEGSPAQHSAQRQEASSSVPTRERTSKARRIEKDVQESYLALSYPIPPIVHKDVPALEILAKILGDGDSSRLQATLKHKKGIVTNAGTYLFTPKEDGLFIIMATFNETDEKPVLKGIDAELKKISTGSIDTWEFEKAKNLVRASHVYASETVQGRAQEIGYYATITGSAHFPDRYLEELGRVSKADVKHVLSEYVTGVERNLVVLLPGSNKR, encoded by the coding sequence ATGAAAGCATTTACTCTCAATAACGGCCTGAAGTGCTTGTTCGAACATCGCAAAGGTGCGGGCGTTGTCGCGATCCAGTTCTGGGTAAAAGTGGGCAGCAAGTACGAGGCGGAACGGGAAGCCGGTATAACCCATTTCATCGAGCACCTTATTTTTAAAGGCAGCGGTAACGGCGAAGGTTACGAGGTTGCGCCGAAGATAGAGGCGCTGGGCGGCTCCATTAATGCGTTTACCTCCTACGACAACACGGTCTATCACGTAGTGGTGCCATCCGAGGCCTTCGAAACGGGTCTTGAGTTGCTTGCCGGTGCCGTGAAAGCCCCTCGTTTTCCTGTTGACGAGATTGCGAAAGAGAAAGGGGTCATCATAGAAGAGATCAAGATGGGCGAGGACCATCCGCAGCGCAAGCTCTTCAAGGAGCTCTTCTCGTTGAGCTACGAGGGACGTCCCTATGGAAGACCCATTATAGGCTTCGAGACAACGGTAAACAACACAGAAAAACCGGACATCGTGGCCTATTTTTCCAGCCATTACAGCGTCGATAACGTGGTTGCCGTCATTACAGGCGATTTTGACGGGACAAAAGGCAAGGCGTTGCTTGAAAAGAGTTTTGAAGGATCGCCTGCGCAACATTCTGCTCAGCGACAAGAAGCCTCTTCAAGTGTGCCCACAAGAGAAAGGACAAGCAAGGCACGCAGGATCGAGAAGGATGTGCAGGAGAGCTACCTTGCGCTTTCCTATCCTATTCCTCCGATCGTGCACAAGGATGTACCAGCGTTGGAGATTCTCGCAAAGATTCTCGGGGATGGCGACAGTTCCCGTCTCCAGGCTACGCTGAAGCATAAGAAAGGGATTGTTACGAACGCGGGTACCTACCTCTTTACGCCGAAAGAAGATGGTCTCTTTATTATCATGGCCACGTTCAATGAGACGGATGAGAAGCCGGTTCTGAAAGGCATCGACGCAGAATTGAAAAAGATCTCGACAGGGTCGATTGATACGTGGGAGTTCGAGAAAGCTAAGAACCTGGTGCGTGCCTCTCACGTCTATGCGTCCGAGACAGTTCAGGGACGGGCCCAGGAAATAGGATACTACGCCACCATAACGGGTAGCGCACATTTTCCGGACCGCTACCTGGAGGAACTGGGCCGCGTATCAAAGGCTGACGTCAAACACGTGCTGAGCGAGTATGTGACAGGTGTGGAGAGAAACCTGGTGGTTTTGTTGCCAGGCAGCAATAAGCGCTAG
- a CDS encoding indolepyruvate oxidoreductase subunit beta: MKTNNVVTNVLLSGVGGQGTILASNILTEVFLGAGFDVKKSEVHGMAQRGGDVTTHFRFGKKVYSPLIKYGDVDFLVSFEQLEALRYINWVRDGGKVIINDQQVFPPAVNLGQAAYPADVEQTFKKFFKENVHIIKGNDIALQLGDVRAANVVLVGAFSNFFKFKEETWLEALTSLLPKKIHELNIAAFKEGRKAL, from the coding sequence ATGAAGACAAATAACGTAGTCACAAATGTGTTGCTCTCAGGTGTTGGCGGGCAAGGAACCATACTCGCCAGTAATATCCTCACAGAGGTTTTTCTCGGGGCAGGCTTCGACGTCAAGAAGAGCGAAGTCCATGGCATGGCTCAGAGGGGCGGAGACGTAACGACCCATTTCAGGTTCGGCAAGAAGGTCTACTCACCGCTCATCAAGTACGGCGACGTGGACTTTCTCGTCTCCTTCGAGCAGCTGGAGGCCTTGCGGTACATCAACTGGGTAAGGGACGGCGGCAAAGTAATCATCAACGACCAGCAAGTCTTCCCGCCTGCGGTCAACCTCGGGCAGGCTGCCTATCCCGCGGATGTCGAGCAGACCTTTAAAAAATTCTTCAAGGAGAATGTGCACATCATCAAGGGGAACGACATCGCGCTCCAACTCGGCGATGTGCGTGCGGCGAACGTTGTGCTCGTAGGTGCCTTCTCCAATTTCTTCAAATTCAAGGAAGAAACGTGGCTTGAAGCACTCACCTCGCTCCTTCCGAAAAAGATCCACGAGCTGAACATTGCTGCGTTCAAGGAAGGAAGAAAGGCCCTTTAA